One window of the Pseudofrankia sp. DC12 genome contains the following:
- a CDS encoding enoyl-CoA hydratase/isomerase family protein → MSAQDRQTREKPSADAEEHARLTEQDGILTLTIDRQCKRNAISPQVTDLLWRAATMLGDRDDLRCLVITGVGPYFTAGVDLSARVGNRPANPETEHLHPGWNFRRNYRSHHLLYDEFESIEKPIIVAANGICLGAGVEMAVSCDFRFCTPDAEFGVPEVHIGMLAGSGGTSRLTRLIGPAWGKWMAMAGRRVGAEQAKQIGLVHDVFPSETFMDEVYAFCRDLTNIPPEVLGIAKLAVDMYADISDRTAQRHIDRLLVTGLMSGPEFLKRAGKFGYERRHAIQPEA, encoded by the coding sequence GTGAGCGCCCAGGACCGCCAGACCCGAGAGAAGCCCTCGGCAGACGCGGAGGAGCACGCCCGGCTCACCGAGCAGGACGGCATCCTCACGCTGACGATCGACCGGCAGTGCAAGCGCAACGCGATCAGCCCGCAGGTCACCGACCTGCTCTGGCGGGCCGCGACCATGCTCGGCGACCGGGACGACCTGCGCTGCCTGGTGATCACGGGCGTCGGCCCCTACTTCACCGCCGGGGTCGACCTGTCCGCCAGGGTGGGCAACCGGCCGGCGAACCCCGAGACGGAGCATCTGCACCCCGGCTGGAACTTCCGGCGCAACTACCGCAGCCACCACCTGCTCTACGACGAGTTCGAGTCGATCGAGAAGCCGATCATCGTCGCCGCGAACGGGATCTGCCTGGGAGCCGGGGTGGAGATGGCGGTGAGCTGCGACTTCCGGTTCTGCACGCCGGACGCGGAGTTCGGGGTGCCCGAGGTGCACATCGGGATGCTCGCCGGCAGCGGCGGCACCAGCCGCCTGACCAGGCTGATCGGCCCGGCCTGGGGCAAGTGGATGGCGATGGCCGGTCGCCGGGTCGGCGCGGAGCAGGCCAAGCAGATCGGCCTCGTACATGACGTCTTCCCGAGCGAGACGTTCATGGACGAGGTGTATGCGTTCTGCCGGGACCTGACGAACATCCCGCCGGAGGTCCTCGGCATCGCGAAGCTCGCCGTCGACATGTACGCCGACATCTCGGACCGGACGGCCCAGCGGCACATCGACCGGCTTCTGGTCACCGGCCTGATGAGCGGCCCCGAGTTCCTCAAGCGGGCCGGCAAGTTCGGCTACGAGCGCCGGCACGCGATCCAGCCAGAGGCCTGA
- a CDS encoding serine/threonine-protein phosphatase, giving the protein MYRDDPDALCDHILQAVAPVAPVDREDDLCLLAVVMA; this is encoded by the coding sequence GTGTACCGGGACGACCCCGACGCGCTCTGTGACCACATCCTGCAGGCGGTCGCGCCGGTCGCGCCGGTCGACCGTGAGGACGACCTCTGCCTGCTGGCCGTCGTGATGGCCTGA